The genomic window AGGGCAAGCAGctagaaaaaatatataaccaagtttgtttttaaattttgccacgtccactctcttaagaaatattatgatttttttcgtttttcttgGCAATTTCTATCAGTGTACCAATTGCCCACGCCTCTTCTAAAACCAAACTGGCACTCCTAcacatttgaattttttaaaaatatttttacattttgttttttccaacttctatatatagaaaaatgttgaaatttttcttttgcactGCCACTAGCTAAGTAAAGGGTATCTGGTAGtcgttattttttgttttcttttcgtaAACTAAAAGAAGTCGTTTttgattcaataaataaatatataatgtcGGAAAcgcataataataatgcctgttacatacttttcaataaatctagtatacccttttactctacgagtaacggttatAACAGTGAAGGCTAGCATGTATACCTTtgtaataattatatattcaatTTATGTATACCAAATAAGATCATATTATAAACTTAAACAACGTagaataattttttgttgtagttcTTCATTTGCACTTCATATCACTTTAATCAACTTGTGTAAATCGGTCTAAAATACTGTTCAACATCatacaaaataacaacagGGATCTAAAAACTACTTAGACAAACactgtaaaataaattaactatTAGTTAGGAATAACTACATATACTTGAAAGTATCTAGAGTTATCTACGCCTATTTATACactatttacaaaatgtatagCTTGACATTGACATTTAAGAAAAACGCTTTTGGTGGGTGGTATGCGATAAGAGGTTTTTTAAAGCTTTCTAAAATCTATGTGCCTCTTGGAGGCCTTTGGCAGACTATGTCCATACAGAGGTAGGAATTAGGCCCTCCTTACTAGTTCCAGGCGGTGTAAGGACTTCTTTATTTAAGAAGTCCAATGGCAGGTTGACCAGGTAACcctataattaaaaatataatacattaaagtttttctaGCAATGTTTTTCGCTTAGCATTGATAGATATAACAGATTGAGTGTATATACTCTACGAGTGgggtaaaagggtatactagattcgttaagACTtataacaggtagaaggaagagtttccgatcatccgtccgtatgaacgtcgagatctcaaaaaaaaaagatctcaaaaaaaaatctccAAAAAACTGGCACGcccaaaattttttttacattttttttccagGACAGGTCCAGATCGAATCGACTTCTGATTCTGATAAAAAATAGATGTACTTTCTGTTTTCGGAAACACTTCcatctgcctgttacatacttttcaacgaatttagtataccaCTCGTGAGAGCAAACTAaacttcaattaatttttgaaaaaaataccTGAATGTCGTTGGCTCTTTTGGCAGCTAGCTCTGGGTCGGTTTTAGCAATTGGCGGTTCCTCCTGGTATTTGCGAAGGCTGGCAAAGGTCTTTACAAAGTCGGTGGGGATGCACTTAAACACCTCGTCGTAAATCTCAGTATTCTGGGTTGAAATCCTACGCCAGGTGCCGTGCCAAAACTTGTCGCAAACGGGATCGCTAATGTCGAGGTTAGACCGACTAAAACCTTCGCTTTCCAGGAGGCCTGATTAAATAACATTGTAAGATATTGATTAATGAAccgaaaagaagaaaaatacGTTACTGACCTAAGTGTTCTTTAAAAAGGTATTTTCGAAGGCGTCCCGCAAACACTCCGCTTGGATACTTCTTGCCATTCATTCGTCCGTCCTCAAACTCCTCGTCCATGATGATAGCCGCAATCTCGGAGTCCCGCTTTCCGATCATTGACCGATCGTTAATGTTCGCCGAACCGCAGATCACAACACGATCGTCGGCTATCATAAGCTTTGAGTGAACATATATTAGTTCCGTTATGGGTGTGTTATTCAGAAAGGAGTGGTTTCGCAGGCTGTGGAATGAGATATAGTTTTGCGGATTGGCAATACCCGCCTCCTGCAGGCGGTTCAAAATTGAGGTGCGTCCCCTGCAAGtgtaaaagcaaaataaatatttaacaaaaataaaaacgtagAGAAGGTAATCGTCTATTCAAAACCTGCCTTTTACAATCTTAAAAGTGTAGAACCATGATTTGCCATAAaatcttaattaaattatcttaattaaatttaaattataaagcTATGTTATTATGGTTTTTAAATAGAAGTTAActgaaccaaaaaaaaaactctagTGGACTTGCGGATgagaaataacaaaatttcTAGACGTAGAATGGGGCCATGGGCGGCTagagggcgttagagtggtttgtgggcgttagagtggacgtggcagtaTAACTAAACCAACCCTTTCTGcgttcctgagatctcgacgttcatagGGACGGACATGAGCAGGTTGTCTCGGCATTATATGGTCAGACACGTTTCCTTCTACCAgctacatacttttcaagAAGTCTAGCAATACTCTTTTAATGCGTGCAACGGGCATTATAAGCTCTTTGTTGTGCTGCTATCAACTTGGCAATGGTTTCACAATGCATTTGGTGTGCATGCTGGCCTTACCTGGAAATAGATGCATAGTTCCAGTGTGTAATGGCTCTGACTGCTATCCCAGTACTGCCACCCACATCGCCCTCGAAACCCGGTAGAAGCGGCATAATCACAAAAACTCGGAAAGGCTTCCGTTCCCTAGAAGAGATTATCTTTAATCCTACTATAAACAGGATAAAcatattgatttttatacTTGTGCGCCCGTATAATTCGCTTAAAAAGTGTCTCCCCGATTTGATTTCGCACATTATTATGAGCGCCTGGCACACCCATGCCTATTTGCATGGTAATGAAAAATTGGTTTTCGATGTACACGTAGTGCTGCGCCTTGGTGATTGTCTGGATGTAGGCATCGTGGATGCTTTGCTCCACTAGATCCGCCTCTATAAAGCCACAGCTCCAGGCGGAGACGCTGCGAAGTATCTGGCACGTGACCCGTTGCTGACGGTTTTGCTGAAGGGTCGGATTCAGCCTCACTTGGTGATAGCTTTTTGGCATTAGGTAGGGGAATCTCGTGTTATCGCGTAGTTTCTCCAGCTTCATGGCGTTCCAGCGCTGAATGAAGTGGCGGGCCACATCCCTAGCGGAAGTGCCCACCACACACAGAGCTACGTCGTGCCATGGCATTCGCGGTGTTGTTGTTCGATCTATAATATCCACGAACGGCGAGTTTAGGTTCATCCAGTCTTTAAGTATGAAGTTGGAGTAATCCTTGCCAAACCAGTACTTGGCCTGACCGCAGAACTCACTGAGTATTTGTGTATTGCATGTGGTAATCGCAACCTGCTCCCCACCTGAAGCCATGTTAAGGTTGACTTCGTGGTCCGTGACATCCTCCGCCTCGATAGTGTACACCTCGGAAAATTTTTCCTCCGACTCCGTGGCTGTTAGTCGGTGCATAAAGTCCTTGCCCATACGGGCGCCTTTCATCGCGTTGTTCTTCAGGCGATCGAGTACGTTTTTACGCTCCATTTCAGGGGTGTTAAGTTTCATCCCCTCTAAAGCAATTTCCGACTCAGCGGGAGTTTCTCCCGGACTCGTAACGAGCGTAGACGGTATAAGTAGGCGATCACCAGGCTTTAAAGTTCTCATTTCTATACTAGTACTGGGTTCTTGCGGGAGTGGAGATGGTGGCCTTTCCTTAGCGGATGTATCGTAGTGAGCATTTCGCGACGACTTTCGTGATCCGAAAGCTGAGTCTGATTCGTCTTTGGTGAAGTACGAGCTTGGCGTTCGACGCGTGCTGCCAGAAAAAGATGCCGTGGATATGCTTCCCAGATCCGTGAGCCGATGGTGGTGATCGTCCCATCGCCCATAGCACAAATCAATACCTCCCATAAACGCATAGGTCTGATCGATAACGACGATCTTTTCATGATGTGCCCAAAGCAAAATACCTCCTCTTGCATGATCTGGATGTCGCATGACCTTTAACGAACATTTAATAAGAAAGAAAGCTTCATAGATGCCCATAAAGTATTCAAATGGCCTTCAAACTTACCTTAATGTTTTCGTGCTTGGCCAGCGTGGATTTGCTGTAGTAGCTGTTAATACCAAGTGCCATTTCGACCTCCTTGTATAGCAGCACGAAGATACGCACTCCCTGTTCGGCTTTGCGCAACAAGATCTTGTCCAAGCGCCAGTAGTCTCCGTCGAGTGCGGGTCGTTTCATATAAATCTCGGGACTGAGCCACCAGTCGGCAATATAGATCTCCTCAAGGGCTGCCTCCAAACCGTCGGCCACGGCTGACATGTACTGGGCGCCGTCTACATACCACGTGGCATGGGTGTTGGCGCGCATCGGAGCGAAGGACATGTGCGGATTGGGCAGGGTGAAGTCGCGCGCATACGAGTTTGCCATGTTCTTGAGGTATTGCATCCACTCCTTACACTTGCGCCGTGTCCAGCACTTGAGCACAATGTGACGGTTGTTCGTCAGCACCTGCAAACCCTTGCGCATTCCCGTCTGGTAGATACCCGTGGACACGTCGAAGCCCTGGTCAAAAAGAATCACTGCCCGGATGCTGCCGTCTGTTGGGCGGATGTAGCCGAAGCAGGTCTCTTTTACGAAAAACCATCGGTTGCGCCACGTGCCGCAAACTACGTCGGAACAAAAGTAGTTGCAGCGCACACAGCAGTTCTTTTGAAAGCACCCGAAAAAATTGCAACCCGCTTGCCCTGGTCTCGTTGATCCAGTTCGCTTCAAAATCACGCCTTCCTTGCCCTTAATTCCCATTCCCGGAACGAAGGACACATTAGACACCTCAACAAAGTTTAGCTGTAGATCATGGATTGGGATTTAGTTAATTAGTTGAGTTATAGATCGGGTTTGGCGAAATAACATATATTATGTCTAGTTATATAATTAGTGATTGCTATTTAGTGGTAACGGGTCTAATACTGACTTTGGTCTGCTTTTTATAggtaaatatattattgagTATTACAAAGTTTAATAGCAGCTGAACATTTTTCCTAACATTCTACGTATACCTACCGTTTCGTGGTGAGATCGGTACAAACTGATGTTCAGCAGGTTGTACAAGTAGTCCTCCAGCTGTTTGATCCTGACGCTCAGATTCTCTACAGTGACCAGACTCTCAGGACGGTTGGGGAATCGCGGTAgcttcctttttttcttttttttgcgcttCTTTTGAATGCGTCGCGGCGTAAGACCAGCCAGAATGGAGCTGTGATTGGGACTGATGATAGCCATGTCATTGTTGCCGTTCCTGCTGGCGATTTTGCTGTTTCTGTCGTCGGAGTTCATCGGAGTGCTTGTCTGTTTAACCTTAGTGTGGGAAGAAAGGTCCTTTAGAGTGGACTCGTCAGCCATCTCTCTGGCTGTGGCTTTCAGCGTGGTACGCTTTTCTTTGTGACTGCGACTGGGAAACGGAATGTTGAGCGAGGTACGAAAAAAGCTGAGTTGCTGGTGCAACGAGTTAAAATGCTTGTATCGCCGCTTTATCGTCCACTTAAAGGGACCGTGGGTCAGCTCGATTGTGTATCTGcgtaaaagaaaaaaaatgtggaaacaGTGGCAAAAGAAAACTAAGCCAATTGGTTTACAACAAGAACACAGCCTGTTCATAAAAATAGAATAGAAGTGGTCTAATGGGGTTCGGCCGATACAGATTCGCAAGACAAatgtaaacataaaaaaagaggaaaacattttttaaattgggcGGCAAGGTTTTGGACAAGTTGTGGccgttagaatgggcgtggcaacgttCATAAACATATTACAAACGTTCAAGACAAACAACGTAGGCAACTGTTTATAGTTCGTGCGATTTTCCTGgtcatacggacagacggacggacatcATCAGATTGTCTCAGTTCGAGAaactgatcaagaatataaaaCGAAGAGCTTTTAATGAATATAGGATACCCTTTTATTCATCTTGCCTATATGAGTATAATTGGATTTCACTCACAGATTGGGATTTAGCAGATGTGTGGTGACGCTACGTTCCGTATCGACGATCCGAACATGAATCTCACGACCCGGAATGAAGACTTTGCGCTGGAACGAATTGAACTTGACGCTCGGCCCGTATATGCTAGTAAATGGTATTTCGTGTCGCAGGACTACACTGCTGTTTTCTTCGTCGTCAAActcctcctcatcatcgtccGTCTCCTTGCGCTCCACCAGCACCGGCTTGTCGCCCACGTTGGATAGGATAGTCACCGAGTCAGGAAAAGCGAGGGTCTCATCGTACTCAGAATCTACCAGTGAGAACTGAAATTCTGGCAAGCAGCGGTTTTGATACTCGACGACCGCTTCGTCCGTGCAGTCCCGAGACCCCTCCTCCCCCTCTTCATTGTTAGAGTTCTCCCCCGACGAGTCCTCTTCCCCGCTGCCGCGTTCGTCATCCGAGTTGGTGAGTTTGCGGGGCGGCAAGGCGCTACCAACGATGCCAGCATCTGCCATCGCCTCGAGATGGGCAAAGTAAGAGGAGCTGTCTATATCCTCGTAGCCTCTGTTAACGTAACCGCCATAGTGCGCCGGCTGGTACACATCGTCAGTGGGCTGTTCAACTGCAATTTGAAAGATAAAAACCGATAGAAATAAGCAACAATagctttaataaaataaacaacaagaATGCTATAGTTGAGTTGCCCCactatctgataccccttactcagctagtgacTTAGTCAGCTTCTcagcgaaggagaaatttcaaaactaCTAATTTTTGACGCTTtctgggcgttagagtgggcgcggcaaaaagatttttgataaatcgagagaaatttgcaagactaacaataattataataaaatataaaactgccacacacccacatttttaaacaagagagaacgctatagttgagttccccgactatctgatacgctttactcagctagtggaagtgttATTATTTCTGTTTCATGTTGAGTTGGATaatctaaaatttttttggaTTGTAACACATAATTTGTttcttaaaaaacaaaagcatttacAGAGCGGCAGACacaaatattacatttgtaatatcttaagaaattatttttaaacgagCAAAACTTGAAGAATACATATCAATATcataaatttgaattaattaaatttttatggaattaaatacatttatttaaatagatGTAAGTTAGGAACCTGCGAAGTTACGatttataaatgttaatgTCCCCTGGCTCAACAGCTTGTGTTGTAACCATTAAATGGTAATAATTAACGAATGCTATCTccattccaaaaaaaaactcgtGCAAGATCACAGCTTACGACATGTGATATAGttaagtttaatttattatagTACTCCTCTTGGCTGAACTTGACATAGGAACCCTGCTTCAACCTTGTAGACATTTTGAGCTTAATACACACGACGCATATTCGCCCGTAAATATAGCTCTTAGCTCAGTGCAGGTACTGGTACAGGTCTACTGGCTAAGAAACCAATTGTATTGGTTACTCCCACAACGCCCATCAGAGGAGCATATTAAGTATCGTACGTATGTATCTAGTTGAGATACAGATTTGCCATATAACTGTCCTAATCTCTACTGTTTTAGTTCCCCACAACATTTTAAGTTTAGAAATACAATCGAGCTGATTGACATTTAGATAGCAAGCCCAAATAAAACGGCGCAACAAATAGATTAGGGCATACTGCCCAGTAGGTAGGCCGAACAATGACGATTAAGTGAGTTTATTGATTCAGCACAGTTTTGCAAAGAGCCAACAATagctttaataaaataaacaacaagaATGCTATAGTTGAGTTGCCCCactatctgataccccttactcagctagtgacTTAGTCAGCTTCTcagcgaaggagaaatttcaaaactaCTAATTTTTGACGCTTtctgggcgttagagtgggcgcggcaaaaagatttttgataaatcgagagaaatttgcaagactaacaataattataataaaatataaaactgccacacacccacatttttaaacaagagagaacgctatagttgagttccccgactatctgatacgctttactcagctagtggaagtgttATTATTTCTGTTTCATGTTGAGTTGGATaatctaaaatttttttggaTTGTAACACATAATTTGTttcttaaaaaacaaaagcatttacAGAGCGGCAGACacaaatattacatttgtaatatcttaagaaattatttttaaacgagCAAAACTTGAAGAATACATATCAATATcataaatttgaattaattaaatttttatggaattaaatacatttatttaaatagatGTAAGTTAGGAACCTGCGAAGTTACGatttataaatgttaatgTCCCCTGGCTCAACAGCTTGTGTTGTAACCATTAAATGGTAATAATTAACGAATGCTATCTccattccaaaaaaaaactcgtGCAA from Drosophila yakuba strain Tai18E2 chromosome 2L, Prin_Dyak_Tai18E2_2.1, whole genome shotgun sequence includes these protein-coding regions:
- the LOC6529043 gene encoding phospholipase D2 isoform X2 — protein: MADAGIVGSALPPRKLTNSDDERGSGEEDSSGENSNNEEGEEGSRDCTDEAVVEYQNRCLPEFQFSLVDSEYDETLAFPDSVTILSNVGDKPVLVERKETDDDEEEFDDEENSSVVLRHEIPFTSIYGPSVKFNSFQRKVFIPGREIHVRIVDTERSVTTHLLNPNLYTIELTHGPFKWTIKRRYKHFNSLHQQLSFFRTSLNIPFPSRSHKEKRTTLKATAREMADESTLKDLSSHTKVKQTSTPMNSDDRNSKIASRNGNNDMAIISPNHSSILAGLTPRRIQKKRKKKKKRKLPRFPNRPESLVTVENLSVRIKQLEDYLYNLLNISLYRSHHETLNFVEVSNVSFVPGMGIKGKEGVILKRTGSTRPGQAGCNFFGCFQKNCCVRCNYFCSDVVCGTWRNRWFFVKETCFGYIRPTDGSIRAVILFDQGFDVSTGIYQTGMRKGLQVLTNNRHIVLKCWTRRKCKEWMQYLKNMANSYARDFTLPNPHMSFAPMRANTHATWYVDGAQYMSAVADGLEAALEEIYIADWWLSPEIYMKRPALDGDYWRLDKILLRKAEQGVRIFVLLYKEVEMALGINSYYSKSTLAKHENIKVMRHPDHARGGILLWAHHEKIVVIDQTYAFMGGIDLCYGRWDDHHHRLTDLGSISTASFSGSTRRTPSSYFTKDESDSAFGSRKSSRNAHYDTSAKERPPSPLPQEPSTSIEMRTLKPGDRLLIPSTLVTSPGETPAESEIALEGMKLNTPEMERKNVLDRLKNNAMKGARMGKDFMHRLTATESEEKFSEVYTIEAEDVTDHEVNLNMASGGEQVAITTCNTQILSEFCGQAKYWFGKDYSNFILKDWMNLNSPFVDIIDRTTTPRMPWHDVALCVVGTSARDVARHFIQRWNAMKLEKLRDNTRFPYLMPKSYHQVRLNPTLQQNRQQRVTCQILRSVSAWSCGFIEADLVEQSIHDAYIQTITKAQHYVYIENQFFITMQIGMGVPGAHNNVRNQIGETLFKRIIRAHKERKPFRVFVIMPLLPGFEGDVGGSTGIAVRAITHWNYASISRGRTSILNRLQEAGIANPQNYISFHSLRNHSFLNNTPITELIYVHSKLMIADDRVVICGSANINDRSMIGKRDSEIAAIIMDEEFEDGRMNGKKYPSGVFAGRLRKYLFKEHLGLLESEGFSRSNLDISDPVCDKFWHGTWRRISTQNTEIYDEVFKCIPTDFVKTFASLRKYQEEPPIAKTDPELAAKRANDIQGYLVNLPLDFLNKEVLTPPGTSKEGLIPTSVWT
- the LOC6529043 gene encoding phospholipase D2 isoform X1 translates to MMAKSVDTKTSINHDAQQLQLPRQVSSGVNLPHLQVRRHRRSISQLMASMVEQPTDDVYQPAHYGGYVNRGYEDIDSSSYFAHLEAMADAGIVGSALPPRKLTNSDDERGSGEEDSSGENSNNEEGEEGSRDCTDEAVVEYQNRCLPEFQFSLVDSEYDETLAFPDSVTILSNVGDKPVLVERKETDDDEEEFDDEENSSVVLRHEIPFTSIYGPSVKFNSFQRKVFIPGREIHVRIVDTERSVTTHLLNPNLYTIELTHGPFKWTIKRRYKHFNSLHQQLSFFRTSLNIPFPSRSHKEKRTTLKATAREMADESTLKDLSSHTKVKQTSTPMNSDDRNSKIASRNGNNDMAIISPNHSSILAGLTPRRIQKKRKKKKKRKLPRFPNRPESLVTVENLSVRIKQLEDYLYNLLNISLYRSHHETLNFVEVSNVSFVPGMGIKGKEGVILKRTGSTRPGQAGCNFFGCFQKNCCVRCNYFCSDVVCGTWRNRWFFVKETCFGYIRPTDGSIRAVILFDQGFDVSTGIYQTGMRKGLQVLTNNRHIVLKCWTRRKCKEWMQYLKNMANSYARDFTLPNPHMSFAPMRANTHATWYVDGAQYMSAVADGLEAALEEIYIADWWLSPEIYMKRPALDGDYWRLDKILLRKAEQGVRIFVLLYKEVEMALGINSYYSKSTLAKHENIKVMRHPDHARGGILLWAHHEKIVVIDQTYAFMGGIDLCYGRWDDHHHRLTDLGSISTASFSGSTRRTPSSYFTKDESDSAFGSRKSSRNAHYDTSAKERPPSPLPQEPSTSIEMRTLKPGDRLLIPSTLVTSPGETPAESEIALEGMKLNTPEMERKNVLDRLKNNAMKGARMGKDFMHRLTATESEEKFSEVYTIEAEDVTDHEVNLNMASGGEQVAITTCNTQILSEFCGQAKYWFGKDYSNFILKDWMNLNSPFVDIIDRTTTPRMPWHDVALCVVGTSARDVARHFIQRWNAMKLEKLRDNTRFPYLMPKSYHQVRLNPTLQQNRQQRVTCQILRSVSAWSCGFIEADLVEQSIHDAYIQTITKAQHYVYIENQFFITMQIGMGVPGAHNNVRNQIGETLFKRIIRAHKERKPFRVFVIMPLLPGFEGDVGGSTGIAVRAITHWNYASISRGRTSILNRLQEAGIANPQNYISFHSLRNHSFLNNTPITELIYVHSKLMIADDRVVICGSANINDRSMIGKRDSEIAAIIMDEEFEDGRMNGKKYPSGVFAGRLRKYLFKEHLGLLESEGFSRSNLDISDPVCDKFWHGTWRRISTQNTEIYDEVFKCIPTDFVKTFASLRKYQEEPPIAKTDPELAAKRANDIQGYLVNLPLDFLNKEVLTPPGTSKEGLIPTSVWT